From a region of the Tamandua tetradactyla isolate mTamTet1 chromosome 10, mTamTet1.pri, whole genome shotgun sequence genome:
- the GTPBP8 gene encoding GTP-binding protein 8 isoform X2, producing MAALGLRLGIVRSSEELERHFVPDTRPDLHLRIFDPSLEDIAKAENIFTPTAQHRIEYVSSAVRLDHAPNLPRPEVCFIGRSNVGKSSLIKALFSLAPEVEVRISKKPGHTKKMNFFKVGKYFTLVDMPGYGYRAPEDFVDMVETYLKERRNLMRTFLLVDSVVGIQETDNIAIEMCEEFALPYVMVLTKIDKSSKGHLLKQVLQIQKFVDTQTQGCFPQLFPISAVTYSGIHLLRCFIANITGNLKTNG from the exons ATGGCAGCATTGGGGCTACGGCTTGGAATAGTTAGGTCCTCTGAG GAACTCGAGCGACATTTCGTACCCGACACGAGGCCCGACCTTCACCTGAGGATCTTCGACCCGAGCCTGGAGGACATAGCGAAGGCCGAGAACATCTTTACGCCCACGGCCCAGCACCGCATCGAGTACGTCAGCTCAGCCGTCCGCCTGGACCACGCCCCCAATCTTCCCCGCCCTGAG GTGTGTTTTATAGGCAGAAGTAATGTTGGAAAATCTTCCCTAATAAAGGCTTTATTCTCACTGGCCCCTGAGGTTGAAGTCAGAATCTCCAAAAAACCg gggcacacaaagaaaatgaattttttcaaagttggaaaatattttacattggTGGACATGCCAGGTTATGGCTATAGAGCACCTGAAGATTTTGTTGACATGGTAGAGACCTATCTAAAAGAACGAAGGAA TTTGATGAGAACATTTTTGTTAGTGGATAGTGTTGTTGGAATTCAAGAAACAGACAATATTGCCATAGAAATGTGTGAAGAATTTGCATTACCTTATGTG ATGGTATTAacaaaaattgacaaatcttccaAGGGACATCTTTTAAAGCAGGTGCTACAGATCCAGAAATTTGTTGACACTCAAACACAAGGATGTTTTCCACAATTGTTTCCCATAAG tGCCGTGACCTATTCTGGAATCCATCTGTTGAGATGCTTTATAGCAAATATAACAGGAAATCTTAAGACTAATGGCtga
- the GTPBP8 gene encoding GTP-binding protein 8 isoform X1, producing the protein MAALGLRLGIVRSSEVRVVMERMSRIYSTFPAIAEALRLPKRQLMKLVFPLQELERHFVPDTRPDLHLRIFDPSLEDIAKAENIFTPTAQHRIEYVSSAVRLDHAPNLPRPEVCFIGRSNVGKSSLIKALFSLAPEVEVRISKKPGHTKKMNFFKVGKYFTLVDMPGYGYRAPEDFVDMVETYLKERRNLMRTFLLVDSVVGIQETDNIAIEMCEEFALPYVMVLTKIDKSSKGHLLKQVLQIQKFVDTQTQGCFPQLFPISAVTYSGIHLLRCFIANITGNLKTNG; encoded by the exons ATGGCAGCATTGGGGCTACGGCTTGGAATAGTTAGGTCCTCTGAGGTGCGGGTCGTCATGGAGCGCATGAGCCGAATTTACAGCACGTTCCCAGCCATCGCCGAAGCACTACGGCTGCCGAAGAGGCAGCTAATGAAGCTGGTGTTCCCACTGCAGGAACTCGAGCGACATTTCGTACCCGACACGAGGCCCGACCTTCACCTGAGGATCTTCGACCCGAGCCTGGAGGACATAGCGAAGGCCGAGAACATCTTTACGCCCACGGCCCAGCACCGCATCGAGTACGTCAGCTCAGCCGTCCGCCTGGACCACGCCCCCAATCTTCCCCGCCCTGAG GTGTGTTTTATAGGCAGAAGTAATGTTGGAAAATCTTCCCTAATAAAGGCTTTATTCTCACTGGCCCCTGAGGTTGAAGTCAGAATCTCCAAAAAACCg gggcacacaaagaaaatgaattttttcaaagttggaaaatattttacattggTGGACATGCCAGGTTATGGCTATAGAGCACCTGAAGATTTTGTTGACATGGTAGAGACCTATCTAAAAGAACGAAGGAA TTTGATGAGAACATTTTTGTTAGTGGATAGTGTTGTTGGAATTCAAGAAACAGACAATATTGCCATAGAAATGTGTGAAGAATTTGCATTACCTTATGTG ATGGTATTAacaaaaattgacaaatcttccaAGGGACATCTTTTAAAGCAGGTGCTACAGATCCAGAAATTTGTTGACACTCAAACACAAGGATGTTTTCCACAATTGTTTCCCATAAG tGCCGTGACCTATTCTGGAATCCATCTGTTGAGATGCTTTATAGCAAATATAACAGGAAATCTTAAGACTAATGGCtga